The nucleotide window CGGCTTCGGTGGCCTCGAACGCATGCACGAGCGCGTCGTCCGGCCGCTCCTCCTCCAGGAGCGTGATCAACTCCGCGCGCAGGGACGCATCGCGAGGCGCTTCGCGAACGGACGTCTGCAACATCTTCAGCGCCTCTGTCCGCTTGCCGTCCCGCGCCCATGCGCCGCACAGGAGACGACGCGCGGGCCCACCTCCACCCAGGTCCAAGGCCTTGCGCGCGTGCTCCGCGGCACCGCGAAAGTCGCGCTCCTGGAAGAGCGCTTCGGCCAATGCCAACCGAGCAGAGGGTTCGGACGGGCGCAGCACCACCGCACGCTTGAGCTCGGTCAGCAGCATGCGCTTGCTCAGCCCAGGTCGAACAGCAGGTCCGTGAGCTCTGCGTCCAGGCGGGCCGCGGCACCCCGGTCCCCCTTCGCACGGGCCTCACGCAAGGCATTGCACAGCGACTCCAGCCGGGGACGTACGCTCGCTGGCGCGGTCGCGATCCGTTCGGTCGCCGCGTTCAACAATGCGTCCGCGTCGGCATCCGGAGACACCGCGGGCGGAGCCACGGACACGGGTGCGGACGACGGCGTTGCCGGCACAGGGGCCGCGCCCCACTCGCGAGCCAATCGCTCCTTCGCCTCCAGCCGCTGCTCCGGCCCCAGGCGCTGCGAGCGCTTGTCCACCACCAGCGTGGCCTCCTTGCCCGTGGAGACCACCCGCGTCGTCACGTCGAGGATGCCGTTGATGTCGTACGTGAACGTGACCGCGACCTTCTCCGACCCCGCGCGCCCGGGCGGCACGCCCTCCACCGTGTACGCGTCCAGCAGCAGGTTGTCCTTCACCAGCCGGGCCTCGCCCTGGAACACGCGGATCTCCACCGCGCGCTGCCCGTCCGCCGTCGTCGCGAAGGTCTCCGTGCGCGACACCGGCACCGTCGTGTTGCGCGGAATGAGCGGCGAAAACACTCCGCCCACCCGCTCGCGCCCCACCGACGCCTGCACCTCAACGCCCAGCGTGAAGGGACACACGTCGGTGATCATGATGCCGTGCGCGGCGCTCACCGCGCCCGTCTTCAGCCCCGCCTGCAGCGCGGCGCCCAGCGCCACCGCCTCGTCGGGGTGCACGCCGTCGCGAGGCTCGCGCCCGAAGTATTCGGCGACCAGCCGGCGCACCAACGGTACGCGCGAACTGCCACCCACCAGCACCACCTCCGCGATGGACTTCTTCGCCAGCTTCGCGTCCTTCAGCGCGCTCTCCATCGGCTCGAGCGTGGAGCGCACCAGGTCCGTGATCAGCGCCTCGAACCTCGCGCGCGTCACCTCCACCTCCAGGGACGCGGGCGTGCCGCCCCGGCCCGGCGCGAGGAACGGCACGATGACCGGCGTGGCCTCCACGGACGTGAGCGCGATCTTCGCGGCCTCCGCCGCCGCCTTGAGCCGCACCTGCGCCGCCAGGTTCCCGGCCAGCGACACGCCGTGGG belongs to Corallococcus exiguus and includes:
- a CDS encoding Hsp70 family protein — protein: MSHVVGIDLGTTHSLVAALDSAGRPNLLTNRLGQRLTPSVVGLDAEGRLHVGESARAQLLVHPERTIAEVKRRMGRDLPVMLGDRRYSPTEISALILRALREDAERALGGAVTEAVVTVPAYFSDAQRQATKDAGELAGLKVERLLNEPTAAALAYGVNHLDAEQYVLVYDLGGGTFDVSVLEMFQGVLDVKASAGNNQLGGSDFDQSLAAWLGAEFERAHGVSLAGNLAAQVRLKAAAEAAKIALTSVEATPVIVPFLAPGRGGTPASLEVEVTRARFEALITDLVRSTLEPMESALKDAKLAKKSIAEVVLVGGSSRVPLVRRLVAEYFGREPRDGVHPDEAVALGAALQAGLKTGAVSAAHGIMITDVCPFTLGVEVQASVGRERVGGVFSPLIPRNTTVPVSRTETFATTADGQRAVEIRVFQGEARLVKDNLLLDAYTVEGVPPGRAGSEKVAVTFTYDINGILDVTTRVVSTGKEATLVVDKRSQRLGPEQRLEAKERLAREWGAAPVPATPSSAPVSVAPPAVSPDADADALLNAATERIATAPASVRPRLESLCNALREARAKGDRGAAARLDAELTDLLFDLG